CAAATGCTACTGTAAAAGATATTGTTTTGGGAGAAATGCTTTGGGGAGCTTTTCGAGGAACAATATATGCAACTATTGTAATCTTTGTTTTGTTTTGTTTTGGTTTGCTAAAAAATTTAGGCTTTTTAATAATAATTTTAGTTTTGCCACTTCTTGGTTTAACATTTGCTTCAATTGGCATGTTTTTTACTTCAGTAGTGCCTAATATAATGTTTTTCGATTATCTTTATTTTGTGTACATAAATCCAATGATATTATTTTCTGGGACATATTTCCCAATTAATATATTGCCCATATTTCTAAAAATAATCTTAAAGGCCATCTTTCCCCTCTATTATGCAGTAAAAATTTCAAGAGAACTCTATCTTTCACAGCCCATAGATATAACAAACATAATAGTATTGCTAATAACATGTATATTTTTTACATTCATGGCAATCAAGTTTTTAAGAATAAGATTAATTGACTAACGATGTATAAAAACACTATATCCTAAAACCCCTAGAACAAGGATTACTATTAGAGTGTAAAAAACATATATGAAGGCATTTGACTTATACTCACCTAGTCCGATTCTTCTTTTTACCACAATATAATCTATAAGCCCAACAATAACAGTTAAAAAGGAGAGTCCTGCAAAAACAACGGCTACCCAATAAAGATATAGGGTCCTTTCTTCAGGAATCCCAAGTGAAGGACCAAGATAATGAACAAAAAGATCGAATCTGTCAAGAAGAACGCTAAAGGCCATCAGTCCAAGTGATGTTCTAATCCAGGAAAGAAGAGTTCTGACAGCAGCCATGCTTTCTCTGGCATCTTCATTATTATTTTCTCTTTTTGTCTTTGAAAACAAAACTAATAGACTCCCCTAAAGTTTAATCTAAGCTCTAATAAGAACGAGTAGTACCAATACCAATAAAACTGCTACCACAAAGGACATATATCCTATATGATATTCTGGAGAACACTGAAAATATCCAGCCCTAATCTTTCTAACGTTCTGTACATAATCTATTGCACCAGCAAGTATAGTACACACAGCCATAATAAGAAGCATAATAACAATCACGTGTATAGAACCCACTGTCCCCCGAATGTAAGAAGAAACACCAGGTTGAGTTTGTAACCACACGTCAACTTTATCAAGAGCAATACCAAACCCCAGCATATTAAAAGCCGTCCTGACCCATGCTAAAAATGTCCTGACAGCAGCCATTGCAAATCTTGGATCTACATAAGTCATCCTATCTTCTTCAAGACGAAGAATTTTTCTAAGAAGGTCCATCAATTTTACTTCACCCCATACTATATAAATTTAATTAATTATAAAACAAAAATTATTTTATATGAAATAAATTTTATCAAACAATAAATATTAACAAAAATTAACTTTTGCATATATAATATGCACTAATATACTGCAGAAAAGGGTGTGTAACGATGGAAAGGAAAATAAAAAAGGTACTTATTGCAAATCGAGGAGTTAGCGCAGTAAGGGTGATGCACACTTGTCGAGACAAAAAAATTCCAACCACAGCTGTATATAGTACTCCTGATAGATTGGGATTACATGTGCTCTCATCTGACTCTGCAGTACACATCGGAGAAGCTCCACCAATAAAATCCTATCTCAATATGGATGCGATAATTGAAGCGGCTTTAAAAACTGGATGTAATGCCGTGCATCCAGGATGGGGATTTCTCTCAGAAAACCACATATTTGCACAAAGGGTCATAGACTCAGGTCTTATATGGATCGGGCCAAAACCAGAAGTTATAAAAGCTATGGGAGACAAAATAGAAGCAAAAAAATGGGCAAAACGCGCAAATGTTCCTGTAATACCTGGCATTGACAACGCTAAAAGTTACGAAGAAATCATAGATTGGATGAAAGAAGAAGATATATCTTTCCCAATTTTAGTTAAAGCCTCAGCTGGTGGTGGTGGCAAGGGAATGTTAAAGGTTGAAAGAGCAGAAGATATACAGAATGCTTTTACCCAGGTAAAATCTGAGGCCCTTAAATCCTTTGGCGATGATAAAGTTCTTGTAGAAAAATATATAGAAAGAGGAAGGCACATAGAAGTCCAAATTATAGCCGATGAATATGGTTCTATATGTCATCTCTTCGAAAGAGAATGCACCATTCAAAGAAGAAATCAAAAAATTATTGAAGAAACACCTTCTCCAAGTCTTGACGATACTCTTAGACAAGAAATATGTTTTACGGCAGTAAGGTTTATGAGAGAAATTGGCTATACATCTGCTGGAACAGTTGAATTTTTATATGATTCAAACACAAAAAAATTTTATTTTCTTGAAGTAAACACAAGGCTTCAGGTAGAGCATGGCATTACGGAACTCTCAACAGGACTTGATATTGTAAGCCTAATGATAGACATAGCAGAAGGTAAAAAATTACCTTTCAACCAGTCTGATATACATCAAAATAGGTGGTCAATAGAGTGTAGATTAAACGCTGAAGACCCTAAAAATTTCTCTCCTTCCTTTGGAAGAATTACAAGACTTCAGGTTCCACATGGACCAGGTATAAGAATTTCTCCTGGTGCATATGAGGGAGCATCCATCCCTCCTTTTTATGATTCGATGTTTATGCTTTTAATCAGTGCTGGTGCAGACAGAACAGATGCAATAAGAACAATGGACAGAGCTTTGTCTAGAGGATTAAGAGTTGAGGGTGTTAAAACAATTGCTCCACTACTTCTTAGCATACTAAGGCATCCAAAATTTATTTCAGGAGAGTTCTCAACAAGGTTCATCGAAGAACATATGGATGAGCTGATATCTTCTTTTAAAGAAAGAGACCCGGAAGATGAAGTGTTAAAGATTGCTCGTTATGTTGCAGAAATAAGTGCACTTGGACAACAAAAGTGGATGTGAGGTGAAGTTATGTTTGAATATACTTTTGTCAAACCTGGAATGAGTCCCTCAGAAATAGTTAATAGTGTTAGGAACTTGGCTGGAGTTTGTTTTACTTCCACAGGGATGAGAGATGCTGGACAATCAGATTTTAAAAATAGACACAGAATTTATGACCTTAAAACTCTTGCACCACTTTATAACAAAATGGGACTTTTTAGTTCGGAATGTCATGGAGGTGCAAGGTGGCATGTAGGAGTAATGAACAGAAAGGAATCACCTTTTGAAGAAATAGAGATATATAGAGAATTGATGCCTAATGTATTGCTTCAAACTTTAGTAAGAGAAACCAATCTTTGGGGTTACAGACCGTATCCAAAAAATGTAATTGAATATGTTGTTTCTAAGGTAGACATAGATGTTTGGAGATGCTTTTCATTCTTGAACGACATAAGAAATATGAGAACAGTCGCAGAAGTAGTAATGAATAGAGGAAAGCTTTTTGAACCCGCAATATCCTTTACTGAAGTAGAATGGGCTACAAACGAATATTACTTAAGAACAGTAGATGAAATTGTTTCTCTATGTTCTGGAATAGATGAAATAATACTTTGCATAAAGGATATGGCAGGAGTTGGCAGTCCAAAAAGAATATACAGCTTAATAGACTCAATAAAACAAAAATACCCAGAGCTTGTAATTCACTATCACAGGCATACTACAGATGGTCTTGCTCTTCCAGCATATCTTGCTGCAGCACAAGCGGGCGCAAAAATATTAGACGTAGAGGAAGATTCATTGGTTAGATTTTACGGACAACCTCCGATTATGAGCACCTACGCTTACCTTACAGAATCTGGAATAAACGTTCACCTAAACACACAAGCAGCTTATGAAGCAATTCAAACAGTAAGAGAATGGATAAAGCATTACGAATGGGCCGAGTCTCCTTTCAAAGGGTTTGATTATTTTGTAACCAAACACAAGATGCCTGGCGGAGCATTTCCTAGCTCATTTGAACAAGCTCAAAAAGGCGGTTTTTTACACTTAATGCCACATATCTTAAAATTAATGTCTCTTTACAATAGAATAGTTAAATATTTTGATGTAACTCCAGGATCGCAAATAACCTGGGTTACATGTAGCGGAATAATTAATAGATATTCAAAAGAAAAGGGTGAGGCTGGAGTAACACATATTATAAGACTTTTAGAGAAATTCGTTGAAGAAAAAGAATGCAAATTTGAAGAAATGAACGATGAAGAAAAAAAAGAATTATTAGAGCTTTTCAAAAGCGCGCCAGGCGATTTTAAAAATTTACTTCTTGGACTTTATGGAAAACTTCCTGTGGGATGGCCTGATAATTGGGTTTATCAAAGCACTTTTTCAGATGAGTGGGAAGAAAAAATAAAGTCAAGAGTTGATGTATCACCATTAGAACACATTGAAGAAGAAGATTTAGAAAGAGCAAGAGAAGAATTGAAAGAAAAAATTTCAAGATTGCCTTCGGAAGAAGAATTTATTCTTTATCTAATGCACCCAAAGGATGCTGTAGAAATGATTAATTTTAGAGAAAAGTATGGAGATGCACCAATGGTTCTTCCAACAAATGTCTTTACCAACGGATTGAAAAATCCAGGAGATAAAGTAGAGTTTACTTTTTCAGAAAAGCCCTATACCCTTGAATTAGTTTCTATAGGCAAAGAACATGAAGGCGTTATCCACGTAGTTATGGAAGTAAATAACAAAACTAGAGTTTACAAAGTCGAAACGCCAAGGGCGAAGAAAAAGGAAATTAGATTTGCAAGAGGTTCTAATGAGCTTGGGTCTCCTATCAATGGCAATCTATGGAGGCTTGGCAATCCAAAAAGAGATCCTATAAAAGTAGGAGACATATATCACAAAGGCGAAGAGATAGCAAATCTCGAAGCTATGAAGATGGAAACTCCCCTTCTTGCCCCATATGACTGCATGATAAAAGAAATATGTGTAAATCTTAATGAAAGTGTAGTGGAAAACCAACTTCTTTTCGTATTAAAGCAGATCTAACATAAAGAGCCGTGACTAACGTTTAAAATATTCACGGCTCTTTCTTTCTTTAATGTCTATCCTAAA
Above is a genomic segment from Thermodesulfobium narugense DSM 14796 containing:
- a CDS encoding ABC transporter permease gives rise to the protein MIPFLIIFKRNIISFKKRAWGALISGIDPLLFLLAFGFGIGKFVPNVEGLSYVEFIAPAMVIISVLYGSFFETTYNAFVRMYYENIYTAWLSTNATVKDIVLGEMLWGAFRGTIYATIVIFVLFCFGLLKNLGFLIIILVLPLLGLTFASIGMFFTSVVPNIMFFDYLYFVYINPMILFSGTYFPINILPIFLKIILKAIFPLYYAVKISRELYLSQPIDITNIIVLLITCIFFTFMAIKFLRIRLID
- a CDS encoding YidH family protein, with translation MFSKTKRENNNEDARESMAAVRTLLSWIRTSLGLMAFSVLLDRFDLFVHYLGPSLGIPEERTLYLYWVAVVFAGLSFLTVIVGLIDYIVVKRRIGLGEYKSNAFIYVFYTLIVILVLGVLGYSVFIHR
- a CDS encoding YidH family protein yields the protein MDLLRKILRLEEDRMTYVDPRFAMAAVRTFLAWVRTAFNMLGFGIALDKVDVWLQTQPGVSSYIRGTVGSIHVIVIMLLIMAVCTILAGAIDYVQNVRKIRAGYFQCSPEYHIGYMSFVVAVLLVLVLLVLIRA
- a CDS encoding acetyl-CoA carboxylase biotin carboxylase subunit, with the translated sequence MERKIKKVLIANRGVSAVRVMHTCRDKKIPTTAVYSTPDRLGLHVLSSDSAVHIGEAPPIKSYLNMDAIIEAALKTGCNAVHPGWGFLSENHIFAQRVIDSGLIWIGPKPEVIKAMGDKIEAKKWAKRANVPVIPGIDNAKSYEEIIDWMKEEDISFPILVKASAGGGGKGMLKVERAEDIQNAFTQVKSEALKSFGDDKVLVEKYIERGRHIEVQIIADEYGSICHLFERECTIQRRNQKIIEETPSPSLDDTLRQEICFTAVRFMREIGYTSAGTVEFLYDSNTKKFYFLEVNTRLQVEHGITELSTGLDIVSLMIDIAEGKKLPFNQSDIHQNRWSIECRLNAEDPKNFSPSFGRITRLQVPHGPGIRISPGAYEGASIPPFYDSMFMLLISAGADRTDAIRTMDRALSRGLRVEGVKTIAPLLLSILRHPKFISGEFSTRFIEEHMDELISSFKERDPEDEVLKIARYVAEISALGQQKWM
- a CDS encoding biotin/lipoyl-containing protein — translated: MFEYTFVKPGMSPSEIVNSVRNLAGVCFTSTGMRDAGQSDFKNRHRIYDLKTLAPLYNKMGLFSSECHGGARWHVGVMNRKESPFEEIEIYRELMPNVLLQTLVRETNLWGYRPYPKNVIEYVVSKVDIDVWRCFSFLNDIRNMRTVAEVVMNRGKLFEPAISFTEVEWATNEYYLRTVDEIVSLCSGIDEIILCIKDMAGVGSPKRIYSLIDSIKQKYPELVIHYHRHTTDGLALPAYLAAAQAGAKILDVEEDSLVRFYGQPPIMSTYAYLTESGINVHLNTQAAYEAIQTVREWIKHYEWAESPFKGFDYFVTKHKMPGGAFPSSFEQAQKGGFLHLMPHILKLMSLYNRIVKYFDVTPGSQITWVTCSGIINRYSKEKGEAGVTHIIRLLEKFVEEKECKFEEMNDEEKKELLELFKSAPGDFKNLLLGLYGKLPVGWPDNWVYQSTFSDEWEEKIKSRVDVSPLEHIEEEDLERAREELKEKISRLPSEEEFILYLMHPKDAVEMINFREKYGDAPMVLPTNVFTNGLKNPGDKVEFTFSEKPYTLELVSIGKEHEGVIHVVMEVNNKTRVYKVETPRAKKKEIRFARGSNELGSPINGNLWRLGNPKRDPIKVGDIYHKGEEIANLEAMKMETPLLAPYDCMIKEICVNLNESVVENQLLFVLKQI